The following proteins are encoded in a genomic region of Terriglobales bacterium:
- a CDS encoding UbiD family decarboxylase: MPHRDLRDWMAALERAGELKRIRAEVDPILEVTEIADRASKSKGQRAGGAALLFEKLKGHPGSKLLINQFGSEKRMQMALGVDSLDEIAGRIRELLNMKSPEGFLEKLKMLPMLADMGKFFPKTVATGSCKEVVKKDKFSLLDFPILKCWPQDGGRFITLPCVITRDPRTGKRNVGMYRMQVYDERTTGMHWQRQKVAAEHYRERLRMGVASNEQGGNRGAAVDIMARSSGGSMLAEGDRPVGKMDVAVAIGTDPALTFSAIVPAPPDVEEFIIAGFLRQEPVELVKCETVDLEVPANAEIVLEGYVQLDELRPEGPFGDHTGFYTLEDAYPVFHVTCITHRKDPIYATTIVGKPPMEDAWMGKAVERIFLPLMKLTLTEIVDVNLPVEGVFHNLMIVSIRKSYPGQARKVMHGIWSLGQAMFTKCIVVVDEDVNVHDIGDVTLKALNNIDPERDIQFTLGPIDSLDHASRLANYGSKMGIDATRKWSTEGFSRPWPDEITMDPGIKAIVDKKWKSLGID; encoded by the coding sequence TTGCCCCACAGAGATCTGCGCGATTGGATGGCTGCGCTCGAACGCGCAGGAGAACTCAAGCGCATTCGCGCCGAAGTAGATCCAATTCTCGAAGTTACTGAGATCGCCGACCGCGCGTCGAAGTCAAAAGGGCAGAGGGCCGGCGGTGCTGCTTTGCTTTTCGAGAAGTTGAAAGGCCATCCTGGTTCTAAACTCCTGATCAATCAATTTGGCTCGGAGAAGCGGATGCAGATGGCGCTCGGCGTCGATTCCCTTGATGAAATCGCCGGGCGAATACGCGAGCTTCTGAACATGAAATCGCCGGAGGGGTTTCTCGAAAAGCTGAAGATGCTTCCCATGCTGGCGGACATGGGCAAGTTCTTTCCGAAGACAGTAGCTACCGGTTCGTGCAAAGAGGTAGTTAAGAAAGACAAATTCTCATTACTTGATTTTCCCATCTTGAAATGCTGGCCCCAGGATGGTGGACGCTTCATTACCCTGCCGTGTGTGATCACGCGCGATCCGAGAACAGGGAAGCGAAATGTGGGCATGTATCGCATGCAGGTATATGACGAGCGCACGACTGGCATGCATTGGCAACGCCAAAAGGTTGCGGCAGAACACTATCGCGAGAGACTGCGAATGGGTGTGGCCTCGAACGAGCAAGGTGGAAACAGAGGCGCAGCAGTTGACATCATGGCTCGCTCCTCAGGCGGCAGCATGCTCGCGGAAGGGGACCGCCCCGTCGGGAAGATGGACGTTGCAGTTGCGATTGGCACCGATCCGGCGCTCACGTTTTCAGCGATCGTTCCAGCGCCGCCAGATGTCGAGGAGTTCATCATCGCCGGTTTCCTCCGGCAGGAACCCGTCGAGTTGGTGAAGTGCGAAACCGTAGATCTTGAAGTTCCTGCGAATGCCGAGATTGTTCTTGAGGGATACGTGCAGCTCGACGAGCTTCGCCCGGAAGGTCCCTTTGGAGATCACACAGGCTTCTACACATTGGAGGATGCCTACCCTGTTTTCCACGTCACCTGCATTACACACCGGAAGGATCCGATCTACGCCACCACGATTGTGGGCAAACCCCCGATGGAGGATGCTTGGATGGGCAAGGCCGTCGAGCGCATCTTTCTGCCGCTGATGAAGCTAACCTTGACAGAGATCGTCGATGTGAATCTTCCCGTCGAAGGTGTTTTTCATAACCTGATGATCGTCTCCATCCGAAAGTCCTATCCCGGACAGGCGCGCAAAGTCATGCATGGAATCTGGTCACTGGGACAAGCCATGTTTACTAAGTGCATCGTTGTGGTTGATGAGGACGTGAATGTCCACGACATCGGTGACGTAACGTTGAAGGCGCTGAACAACATCGATCCCGAGCGGGACATTCAATTTACCCTCGGGCCTATCGACTCCCTCGATCACGCCTCGCGGCTCGCGAACTATGGTTCCAAAATGGGAATCGATGCAACGCGAAAGTGGTCTACCGAGGGCTTTTCACGTCCATGGCCGGACGAGATCACGATGGATCCCGGGATTAAAGCAATCGTCGACAAGAAGTGGAAGAGCCTGGGGATTGACTGA
- a CDS encoding lysophospholipid acyltransferase family protein, translating into MRSYVHGCYRRTFLMRQNFEYALVWLFVRVLGILPRSLSRALGIGLGMAAYILVGRLRTVGLRNLEIAFPEMQKQQRSRIVRQLFVGFGRHLAEFCMFPRYSAENARSVAVYNGFENYATARDAGRGVLLLTAHLGAWEIGSFVHSIFGHPIKIVVRRLDNPKVDALVERYRTLHGNQTFAKEDFARGLLAAMKAGETVGILMDTNMTPPQGVFVDFFGKPACTASGMARVALRSGAAVVPAFTIWDKKLKKYRVRFDPTLQLTSTGDDDADAISNTALFNRVIQDYVTRYPEQWLWVHRRWKTRPAGEPPIY; encoded by the coding sequence TTGCGCTCGTATGTCCACGGATGCTACCGTCGCACCTTCCTAATGCGGCAGAACTTCGAATATGCGTTGGTCTGGCTCTTCGTCCGAGTGCTTGGAATTCTTCCCCGCAGCTTGTCGCGCGCTTTGGGGATCGGGCTGGGAATGGCAGCGTACATTTTGGTTGGACGCCTGCGAACTGTCGGCCTACGTAATCTTGAGATTGCGTTCCCGGAAATGCAAAAGCAACAGCGAAGCCGCATCGTGCGTCAGTTGTTCGTTGGTTTCGGACGTCATCTTGCTGAGTTCTGTATGTTTCCACGCTATAGCGCCGAAAATGCCCGCAGTGTTGCCGTTTACAATGGCTTCGAAAACTACGCAACGGCTCGTGATGCGGGCCGCGGTGTCTTGCTTCTTACGGCCCACTTGGGCGCATGGGAGATCGGTTCCTTCGTACACTCGATCTTCGGCCATCCGATAAAGATCGTGGTTCGCCGCCTGGATAATCCCAAGGTAGACGCGCTAGTGGAGCGCTATCGAACCCTGCACGGGAACCAGACTTTTGCCAAAGAGGATTTTGCCCGCGGGCTGCTGGCTGCAATGAAGGCGGGAGAAACCGTGGGAATCCTGATGGACACAAACATGACGCCGCCTCAGGGAGTGTTCGTGGATTTCTTTGGCAAACCTGCTTGCACAGCATCGGGAATGGCCAGAGTCGCACTACGCTCCGGCGCTGCGGTCGTTCCGGCATTTACCATCTGGGACAAGAAACTGAAGAAATATCGCGTTCGCTTTGATCCAACGCTGCAGTTAACCTCAACCGGAGACGATGACGCTGACGCGATTAGCAATACGGCGCTCTTTAATCGCGTGATCCAGGACTACGTGACCCGATATCCTGAGCAGTGGTTATGGGTTCACCGCAGATGGAAGACCCGTCCCGCCGGAGAACCGCCGATCTACTGA
- the lpxD gene encoding UDP-3-O-(3-hydroxymyristoyl)glucosamine N-acyltransferase, translating to MSPNASTHSAQDIARHCGAVLNGNGATRVRGISSIRSANDGDIVFAADDARLKEALESRAALVLTGQFAANVHSTKSLLIARDPKLAFARVAALFSHAETRIGHDESAQIHLSAKIGEDTWIGPGVVVESGVSIGNRTSIEANSVIGAHVVIGEGCRIDPNVTIYSGTKLGNRVVVQAGTVLGSSGFGYVRDDVGHYYLFPQVGRLIIEDDVEIGANCTVDRGALDATVIRRGTKLDNMVHVGHNVEIGEDVVIAAQTGISGSSRIGSGAIVGGQVGIGDHVEIEDGVILGSGSGILSNKVVRGKGIVFWGTPARPLKEYLKELATLSRLTRKKRE from the coding sequence ATGAGCCCTAACGCCTCAACCCATTCGGCCCAGGACATCGCACGTCATTGCGGTGCAGTTCTTAACGGAAACGGGGCAACGCGGGTGCGAGGGATTTCGAGTATCCGGTCAGCGAACGATGGAGACATTGTCTTCGCCGCCGATGATGCTAGGTTGAAAGAAGCGCTGGAATCACGCGCTGCGCTAGTGTTGACTGGCCAGTTTGCGGCAAATGTGCACAGTACCAAGTCGCTCCTGATCGCGCGTGATCCTAAGCTCGCCTTCGCTCGCGTTGCAGCTCTGTTCTCACACGCTGAGACGCGCATTGGGCATGACGAGAGCGCACAAATCCATCTGTCCGCGAAGATTGGCGAAGATACCTGGATCGGTCCCGGAGTTGTGGTTGAAAGCGGAGTCAGCATCGGCAACCGCACGTCCATCGAGGCGAACTCTGTTATTGGCGCGCACGTAGTTATCGGAGAGGGGTGCCGGATCGACCCAAACGTAACTATTTATTCCGGAACAAAACTTGGGAATCGAGTTGTTGTGCAGGCTGGAACCGTACTTGGATCGAGCGGCTTCGGGTATGTGCGCGACGACGTTGGACACTATTACTTGTTTCCCCAAGTGGGCCGCCTCATCATCGAAGATGATGTTGAGATCGGCGCCAACTGTACGGTAGATCGGGGCGCACTCGACGCAACCGTGATTCGTCGCGGCACAAAACTCGACAACATGGTTCATGTTGGGCACAACGTGGAGATTGGTGAGGACGTTGTCATTGCTGCCCAGACAGGAATCTCGGGGAGTTCCCGGATTGGATCAGGGGCCATTGTCGGCGGCCAAGTGGGCATCGGCGATCATGTAGAAATCGAAGACGGCGTGATTCTTGGTTCCGGCAGCGGAATTCTAAGCAACAAGGTTGTTCGAGGGAAGGGTATCGTTTTTTGGGGAACGCCCGCTCGTCCACTTAAGGAGTATCTAAAGGAACTCGCCACTCTTTCGCGGCTTACGCGAAAAAAGAGAGAGTAG
- a CDS encoding halocarboxylic acid dehydrogenase DehI family protein, which translates to MPLSRKRRLPLVREADASGRTLEIYHEIKAALGVPHVNPIFQAYGAFPRFLDLMWKTLRPAVETREFFQNAERLRAEAYTRAHNYLLIPDLCSSIREIQFSSGAQHELTDVVELFHYNNPLLLLITALQLQAFEDGPAQKRSAATGAEHPVIAEKPVQVTEEIAPPQTRKIYDDIKRTLGVAVVNTDYQALARWPDFLSLYWNAFKPAASSPLYGESRHALRESALALASELPNAPQLSVEPMLEAGLKDDEISAALHITEEFLENLSGLVLNVAFAKIALEGGNKFRAPLRVLEQLPEQYPNRPERAA; encoded by the coding sequence ATGCCGCTAAGTCGGAAACGCCGTCTGCCTTTGGTGCGCGAAGCGGACGCATCTGGACGAACTCTGGAGATCTATCATGAGATCAAGGCGGCGCTCGGAGTTCCGCATGTAAACCCGATATTCCAGGCTTACGGCGCTTTTCCGAGGTTCCTCGACTTGATGTGGAAGACGTTGCGGCCCGCGGTAGAAACGCGCGAGTTCTTTCAAAACGCCGAACGATTGAGAGCCGAAGCGTACACTCGTGCTCACAACTACCTCCTGATTCCAGATCTCTGCAGCAGTATCCGTGAGATTCAATTCTCAAGCGGAGCACAGCATGAACTTACTGATGTAGTGGAGCTCTTTCATTACAACAATCCGCTCCTGCTGCTGATCACAGCTCTCCAGTTGCAAGCGTTTGAAGATGGCCCGGCCCAAAAGCGAAGTGCCGCAACCGGCGCCGAACATCCTGTGATCGCTGAGAAGCCCGTGCAGGTAACGGAAGAAATCGCGCCGCCTCAGACACGCAAGATTTACGACGACATCAAGCGAACTCTCGGCGTCGCCGTTGTGAATACCGACTACCAGGCTCTGGCGCGCTGGCCCGATTTTTTGAGCCTGTATTGGAATGCTTTCAAACCCGCAGCATCGTCTCCTCTTTACGGAGAGAGCCGTCACGCACTTCGAGAGTCGGCTTTGGCGCTCGCGAGCGAGCTCCCGAACGCTCCGCAACTAAGTGTGGAACCCATGCTGGAAGCTGGGCTGAAGGATGACGAGATCAGCGCGGCCCTCCACATTACCGAGGAATTCCTTGAAAATCTCTCGGGCCTTGTGCTGAACGTTGCCTTTGCAAAAATCGCTCTGGAGGGTGGTAATAAGTTTCGAGCACCGTTGCGTGTGCTTGAGCAATTACCAGAGCAATATCCGAATCGCCCCGAGCGGGCCGCCTAG
- the ribA gene encoding GTP cyclohydrolase II — protein MKAPTAKPEAKKRAEADFPTKFGHFRILGFEGNRRDPETGRPEAAVALVMGDIHSQAPLVRIHSQCLTGDVFHSLRCDCRQQLELALRLIADAGAGILLYEQKEGRGIGLIAKLQAYELQDQGLDTVEANERLGFKADHREFELPAAMLHAMGVGKVRLISNNPSKVSALSSAGIRVVERVPCEPLVGERSAAYLKTKKEKLGHLLTKKS, from the coding sequence GTGAAAGCACCTACAGCTAAGCCAGAGGCCAAAAAGCGCGCGGAAGCGGATTTCCCTACTAAATTCGGGCACTTTCGCATACTCGGATTCGAGGGGAATCGTCGGGATCCCGAGACTGGTCGTCCTGAAGCCGCTGTTGCTTTGGTGATGGGAGACATCCATTCGCAAGCTCCGCTGGTGCGAATCCACTCACAGTGCCTCACCGGAGATGTCTTTCACTCACTGCGCTGCGACTGCCGGCAGCAACTCGAATTAGCGCTTCGGCTAATTGCCGACGCCGGAGCAGGGATCCTTCTGTACGAACAGAAGGAAGGCCGTGGCATCGGCCTGATCGCGAAACTGCAAGCGTATGAACTCCAGGATCAGGGGCTCGACACCGTAGAAGCCAACGAGCGACTTGGATTCAAAGCTGACCACAGAGAGTTCGAGTTACCGGCGGCCATGTTGCACGCAATGGGAGTGGGAAAGGTACGTCTGATCTCGAACAATCCTTCAAAAGTTTCTGCGCTGTCGAGCGCAGGAATCCGAGTAGTCGAACGTGTTCCCTGCGAGCCACTGGTCGGCGAACGTTCAGCCGCATACCTTAAGACAAAGAAGGAAAAGCTAGGGCATCTCCTCACTAAGAAGAGCTAA
- a CDS encoding histidine kinase translates to MDQKLILITLLIRLGVVAAIASAVVRSRYFKSILFRNEIRSTRQQLQIVLFVGVPVALGVWVRATVPSFSAADVAFESAIIVGVMGGRLAGVALAALCAIPELWRHEFLAFPLDALAGYVAGAFREYAANREDIWSFSPMVDLSVYRWVRRNFPRPRHDWQVAFFVGILLLQFLREQIGRAFPGRLFFLHGETFWVEVAVYAGTIAAVAIPIKIWNATRIELKLEEQERLLLQARLDALQSQINPHFLFNTLNSISSLVRVRPEQARDLIVKLANILRSLLRKHDAFVLLREEMEFIDNYLDIEVARFGSEKLQVMKDLDSPTLDVIVPSMMLQPIVENAIKHGLAPKIEGGKITIRSRLQPEHRVRIEIEDDGVGMAAINGRFSDRRRYTRDDADAADLHTEGIGMHNVAERLRVLYGANAHMTVQSSPGKGTRISIELPLLQTDKEFSAASAIYEARSSTR, encoded by the coding sequence GTGGACCAGAAGTTAATACTCATCACCCTGCTCATTCGGCTGGGCGTGGTCGCGGCCATTGCCAGTGCCGTGGTGCGATCGCGTTACTTCAAGTCCATTCTGTTTCGCAACGAGATTCGCAGCACGCGCCAGCAGCTTCAGATCGTCTTATTCGTCGGCGTTCCGGTGGCGCTCGGTGTATGGGTCCGAGCCACGGTTCCGAGTTTCTCTGCCGCTGACGTTGCATTCGAAAGCGCAATCATTGTCGGCGTGATGGGTGGCCGCCTGGCTGGAGTCGCGCTGGCTGCTTTGTGTGCAATCCCGGAATTGTGGCGGCATGAATTTCTAGCATTTCCGTTAGACGCGCTTGCCGGATATGTTGCCGGGGCGTTTCGCGAGTACGCAGCCAATCGCGAAGACATTTGGTCGTTCTCCCCGATGGTTGACCTGAGCGTCTACCGATGGGTTCGCAGAAATTTTCCGCGTCCAAGACACGACTGGCAGGTCGCCTTTTTCGTTGGAATTCTGCTACTGCAATTTCTCCGCGAGCAAATAGGGCGTGCGTTTCCCGGCCGACTGTTCTTCTTGCATGGCGAGACTTTTTGGGTGGAAGTGGCAGTCTACGCTGGAACTATCGCCGCAGTGGCCATTCCCATCAAGATCTGGAATGCAACCCGTATTGAACTCAAACTTGAGGAGCAGGAACGACTCCTTCTGCAAGCCCGCTTGGATGCACTGCAGAGCCAGATCAACCCTCACTTTCTCTTCAACACGCTGAACTCGATTTCCTCGTTGGTGCGCGTTCGCCCCGAGCAGGCGCGTGACCTGATTGTGAAGCTGGCGAACATCCTGCGTTCGCTACTTAGGAAGCATGACGCTTTTGTGCTGCTGCGAGAGGAGATGGAGTTCATTGACAACTATCTGGATATCGAGGTCGCGCGCTTCGGCTCAGAAAAGCTGCAGGTTATGAAGGATCTTGATTCCCCAACTCTCGATGTGATCGTGCCGAGCATGATGCTACAGCCGATCGTTGAAAATGCGATCAAGCATGGCCTGGCTCCCAAAATCGAGGGTGGAAAGATCACCATCCGCAGCCGATTACAGCCTGAACATCGCGTGCGCATTGAGATCGAAGACGACGGAGTCGGAATGGCGGCGATCAATGGCCGTTTCAGCGATCGTCGCCGGTATACGCGTGATGACGCGGATGCTGCCGACCTGCACACGGAGGGAATCGGAATGCATAACGTCGCCGAGCGCCTGCGGGTGCTCTACGGTGCCAATGCGCACATGACGGTGCAAAGCAGTCCGGGTAAGGGAACGAGGATCTCAATCGAGCTGCCGTTACTACAGACGGACAAGGAATTCTCGGCTGCGTCTGCGATCTACGAGGCGCGTTCCAGCACACGCTGA
- the bshA gene encoding N-acetyl-alpha-D-glucosaminyl L-malate synthase BshA encodes MKIGITCYPTYGGSGVVATELGIELAHRGHEIHFISYSQPFRLTTLHDNIRYHEVTVSQYPLFEYPPYDLALATRMAEVAEIYDLDLLHVHYAIPHSVSAMLARQMLASATFPRHLPYVTTLHGTDITLVGQDPSYLPVTRFSIEQSDGVTSISNYLRERTVQEFAVRNPIEVIYNFVNCDLYKRPKDISADRSIFAEPEEKILVHLSNFRPVKRIGDVIEIFDRVQKEVPSRLIMIGDGPERSAAEWQVRRLGLLNRVHFLGKQDNVHEKLAIADLMLLPSQLESFGLAALEAMACEVPAIATNVGGLPEVIEDGKNGFLAEVGDVERMARCAIEVLSDEKRLREMAKLARFEAQSRFCASKIIPQYEKFYQRVLERAS; translated from the coding sequence ATGAAGATCGGAATCACGTGTTATCCCACATATGGTGGCAGTGGAGTCGTTGCCACTGAGCTGGGAATTGAGCTCGCCCATCGTGGGCACGAGATTCATTTCATCTCGTACTCGCAGCCTTTTCGGCTGACTACGCTGCACGACAATATTCGCTATCACGAAGTTACCGTTTCTCAATACCCACTGTTCGAATATCCGCCCTATGATCTTGCACTAGCCACGAGGATGGCGGAAGTTGCGGAAATCTATGATCTCGATCTCCTGCACGTGCACTATGCGATTCCTCATTCGGTAAGCGCAATGCTCGCGCGGCAGATGCTGGCTAGTGCTACCTTTCCTCGTCATCTGCCCTACGTGACGACCTTGCACGGCACCGATATTACACTCGTAGGACAAGATCCCTCCTACCTTCCCGTCACCAGGTTTTCTATCGAACAAAGCGATGGCGTGACGTCAATTTCCAACTACCTTCGGGAGCGCACGGTGCAGGAGTTTGCAGTTCGGAATCCGATCGAAGTGATCTACAACTTCGTGAATTGCGACTTGTACAAGCGGCCGAAAGATATCAGCGCCGATCGTTCAATCTTTGCTGAGCCAGAGGAGAAAATCCTTGTTCACCTATCGAATTTCCGTCCGGTAAAACGCATCGGTGACGTGATTGAGATTTTTGATCGAGTGCAGAAGGAAGTGCCTTCACGGTTGATCATGATTGGAGACGGTCCGGAGCGTTCGGCAGCGGAGTGGCAGGTGCGACGCCTGGGTCTGTTGAATCGAGTCCATTTTCTCGGCAAGCAGGACAACGTGCACGAGAAGCTGGCAATCGCCGACTTGATGCTATTACCAAGCCAGCTCGAGTCCTTTGGACTGGCAGCTTTAGAGGCGATGGCCTGCGAAGTACCTGCGATTGCGACCAACGTTGGCGGCCTGCCGGAAGTAATAGAAGATGGCAAGAATGGGTTTCTCGCTGAGGTGGGCGACGTGGAGCGAATGGCTCGTTGTGCGATCGAAGTGCTCTCCGACGAAAAGCGGCTTCGGGAAATGGCGAAGCTTGCTCGCTTTGAAGCGCAGTCGCGCTTCTGCGCGTCGAAAATTATTCCTCAATACGAGAAGTTCTATCAGCGTGTGCTGGAACGCGCCTCGTAG
- a CDS encoding secondary thiamine-phosphate synthase enzyme YjbQ, which yields MKAYTEYLKFHTKKHRDYIHITPQVETAVKKSGVEEGLAFVSAMHITAAVYVNDNESGLIEDIDEWLEKLAPFREDYRHHKTGEDNGDSHLKSLLLHQSVTLPITKGKLDLGTWQRVFYAEFDGQREKRVIIKIIGE from the coding sequence GTGAAGGCGTACACCGAGTACTTAAAGTTCCATACAAAGAAGCATCGAGACTACATCCACATCACTCCCCAAGTAGAAACTGCCGTGAAGAAAAGCGGAGTGGAGGAAGGCCTGGCCTTTGTATCGGCGATGCACATTACCGCAGCCGTCTACGTGAACGACAACGAATCGGGATTGATTGAGGATATCGACGAATGGCTGGAGAAACTCGCCCCGTTTCGCGAGGACTATCGCCACCACAAAACCGGAGAAGACAATGGCGATTCGCACCTCAAAAGTCTGCTGCTGCACCAGTCCGTAACCTTGCCGATCACAAAGGGCAAGCTGGATCTGGGGACCTGGCAGCGGGTGTTCTATGCGGAGTTCGATGGCCAGAGGGAAAAGCGCGTCATCATAAAGATCATCGGCGAATAA
- the mazG gene encoding nucleoside triphosphate pyrophosphohydrolase, which translates to MPTGEKFERAVNIMARLRAPGGCPWDREQTFDSIKPYTLEETYEVFEAIENRDWQELSGELGDLLLQVLFYAEMAREAGYFSIDDVVDRLSDKLVKRHPHVFGDTKAASSHEVVRNWEALKKTEASRKNALTDEVKRQSLLIGVSRAMPALLEATKLSRKAASIGFDWSEITGIFEKLDEEVAELKHDIAELPQPIKPAGGHAGSRTHQVSPELHQRIEAEVGDLFFVLVNLARFLDVDPESALRRTTQKFRRRFEGMENQSREQGRPLEEMNIDEMEKLWQNSKAAEEVKR; encoded by the coding sequence ATGCCTACTGGCGAGAAATTTGAACGAGCGGTGAACATCATGGCGCGCCTCCGGGCGCCGGGCGGCTGTCCGTGGGATCGTGAACAAACCTTCGATTCAATCAAGCCCTATACGTTGGAAGAGACGTACGAAGTATTCGAGGCCATCGAAAACCGCGACTGGCAGGAGCTGTCAGGGGAGCTGGGTGACCTGCTGCTTCAAGTCCTGTTTTACGCAGAGATGGCGAGGGAAGCCGGATACTTTTCTATTGATGACGTTGTTGACCGACTCTCTGACAAGCTTGTAAAACGCCATCCTCATGTTTTCGGCGACACCAAGGCTGCTAGCTCACATGAGGTTGTTCGCAATTGGGAAGCTCTTAAGAAAACTGAAGCTTCGAGGAAGAATGCGCTAACGGACGAGGTCAAGAGGCAATCGCTCCTCATTGGAGTATCCCGCGCGATGCCGGCGCTGCTTGAAGCGACAAAACTGAGTCGCAAAGCTGCCTCGATCGGATTTGATTGGTCAGAGATCACTGGCATCTTTGAAAAGCTTGACGAAGAAGTCGCCGAACTCAAACACGACATTGCAGAACTTCCTCAACCGATCAAGCCTGCTGGCGGGCATGCAGGTTCGAGAACACATCAAGTTTCTCCCGAGCTTCACCAGCGCATCGAGGCAGAAGTTGGAGATTTGTTCTTTGTGCTCGTTAACCTTGCCCGTTTTCTCGACGTGGACCCAGAGTCGGCGCTGCGCAGGACTACACAGAAATTCCGACGGCGTTTCGAAGGTATGGAGAATCAGTCGCGCGAACAAGGACGACCTCTCGAAGAAATGAACATCGACGAAATGGAAAAGCTCTGGCAAAACTCCAAGGCCGCCGAGGAGGTGAAGCGTTGA
- a CDS encoding GNAT family N-acetyltransferase, whose product MSAAASRDNSPTDSIALHHCREVAEFQACVDLQREVWGFSDADLIPVRMFVVASKIGGQVIGAFAGETLVGFALSIPGARDGHTYLHSHMLAVREKYRNAGLGRRLKLAQRDDAIARKFELMEWTFDPLEIKNAYLNIEKLGAIVRRYTINQYGISSSQLQGGLPTDRCIAEWWLNSNRVRQLLEEGRSIAVDPAMVIKVPAHIYEWKSDPTTRDRALETQLANREQFLNAFSRGLTVLGYKRDQEGNGIFLLAPPEERFEFGSVEQEAASCT is encoded by the coding sequence TTGAGCGCTGCCGCTTCACGCGATAACAGTCCGACAGACTCCATCGCGCTGCACCACTGCCGCGAAGTAGCGGAATTTCAGGCATGCGTGGATTTGCAGCGCGAAGTTTGGGGGTTCTCCGATGCAGATCTGATCCCGGTTCGCATGTTCGTTGTAGCCAGCAAGATCGGTGGACAAGTAATTGGAGCGTTCGCAGGAGAAACACTCGTCGGGTTTGCGTTGTCGATTCCGGGTGCGCGCGATGGCCACACTTATCTTCACTCGCACATGCTCGCCGTACGTGAAAAGTATCGCAATGCCGGACTTGGACGGCGACTCAAATTAGCTCAGCGTGATGACGCGATCGCGCGAAAGTTTGAGCTGATGGAGTGGACTTTCGATCCGCTCGAGATTAAGAACGCTTATCTAAACATCGAGAAGCTGGGCGCCATAGTCAGGCGCTACACCATCAACCAATACGGCATCTCGTCTTCTCAGTTACAAGGCGGACTGCCCACCGACCGTTGCATTGCAGAGTGGTGGCTGAACTCGAACAGAGTACGGCAACTTCTGGAAGAGGGAAGATCGATTGCGGTGGATCCAGCGATGGTGATCAAGGTGCCCGCTCATATTTATGAGTGGAAAAGTGATCCGACGACTCGCGATCGCGCGCTTGAAACGCAACTTGCGAATCGCGAGCAGTTTCTGAACGCATTCTCTCGCGGCCTTACTGTGTTGGGCTACAAGCGAGATCAGGAAGGCAACGGCATCTTTCTGCTGGCGCCTCCGGAAGAACGATTTGAGTTTGGCTCCGTGGAACAGGAAGCGGCCTCATGCACATAG